A region from the Argonema galeatum A003/A1 genome encodes:
- a CDS encoding helix-turn-helix domain-containing protein: MKRNKKENLLPYLEKQRAEKLAEMGSYLRHLRQEQSLSLEEVAAKTKVQARLLNAIEEGNLEPLPEPVYIQGFIKRYADTLGLDGGEFASVFPTGQSFQFLKASWRVLPAVPQLKPIHLYLVYIFLIICAVNGLSGLVKNSAMQASNQETEKKAIAPPPKSDNKPKPDSLALLSSTSSSNIPKSDKPLRVGVTLKEESWIRVVADGKTQFEGTLPSGTQRTWEAKEELIIRAGNAGGVLVTFNEKQAEPLGVSGQAETKRFKAGPQS, encoded by the coding sequence ATGAAGAGGAATAAGAAGGAGAATCTACTTCCTTATCTTGAGAAACAACGAGCCGAAAAACTAGCCGAGATGGGGAGTTACCTGCGCCATTTGCGCCAGGAACAGAGCCTGTCCCTAGAGGAAGTTGCAGCTAAGACCAAAGTTCAGGCGCGTCTGCTGAATGCGATCGAGGAAGGAAATCTAGAGCCACTGCCCGAACCCGTATACATCCAGGGTTTTATCAAGCGATACGCAGATACGCTAGGCTTGGACGGAGGCGAATTCGCCAGCGTCTTCCCCACAGGACAAAGCTTTCAATTCCTCAAAGCTTCCTGGCGGGTTTTGCCCGCAGTACCTCAATTGAAACCGATTCACCTTTACTTGGTTTACATATTTTTGATTATCTGCGCGGTGAACGGTTTATCTGGGCTAGTGAAAAACTCCGCTATGCAAGCCAGCAACCAGGAAACGGAGAAAAAAGCGATCGCACCACCGCCCAAGTCGGATAATAAACCCAAGCCAGACAGCTTAGCGCTCCTGAGCTCGACTTCCAGCAGCAATATCCCTAAATCCGACAAGCCGTTGCGAGTGGGCGTCACCCTCAAAGAAGAGTCTTGGATTCGCGTTGTCGCGGATGGGAAAACCCAGTTTGAAGGAACTCTGCCTTCAGGCACTCAACGCACCTGGGAGGCAAAGGAAGAACTGATTATCCGAGCTGGCAATGCTGGCGGAGTGCTAGTTACTTTTAATGAGAAGCAAGCCGAGCCACTGGGAGTTTCAGGTCAGGCGGAAACAAAGCGTTTCAAAGCTGGCCCTCAATCTTAA
- a CDS encoding pseudouridine synthase encodes MQERLQKILSQWGIASRRQAEQLILAGRVSVNGIPAHLGQKADPEGDRIEVDGRPLKPANRPKLIYLLLHKPAGVVSTCSDPQGRPTVLDLLPAETRLKSGIHPVGRLDAETTGALLLTNDGDLTFRLVHPSHKVSKTYHVWVQGQPPEKVLQIWRQGIVLAGKKTLPAQVKIIKTRPNGDKTLLEIVLKEGRNRQIRRVAETLGYPVIHIHRTAIGPIQLETPKESLLPGHYRLLKDDEVDFLQGAGSDLTDKPAG; translated from the coding sequence ATGCAAGAAAGGCTGCAAAAGATACTATCCCAATGGGGCATTGCCTCGCGCCGTCAAGCAGAACAATTGATTCTCGCTGGGCGCGTGAGCGTCAATGGCATCCCCGCTCATCTGGGGCAAAAAGCCGATCCAGAGGGCGATCGCATTGAAGTCGATGGCAGACCTCTCAAGCCTGCCAATCGTCCCAAGCTGATTTATCTGCTGCTCCACAAACCCGCTGGAGTTGTTTCCACCTGTAGCGACCCGCAAGGACGCCCCACCGTTCTCGATCTGCTGCCCGCCGAAACTCGGCTCAAATCTGGAATACACCCCGTTGGTCGCTTGGATGCTGAAACCACCGGGGCATTATTGCTGACGAACGACGGCGACCTAACGTTTCGCCTGGTTCATCCCAGCCACAAAGTTTCTAAGACTTATCATGTATGGGTGCAAGGTCAGCCCCCCGAAAAGGTGCTGCAAATCTGGCGTCAGGGAATTGTTCTAGCAGGCAAAAAAACTTTACCCGCTCAGGTCAAAATAATTAAAACGCGGCCCAACGGTGACAAAACCCTGTTGGAAATAGTTCTCAAAGAGGGCAGAAACCGACAAATTCGACGAGTGGCGGAAACTCTGGGATACCCAGTAATTCACATTCATCGCACTGCCATTGGCCCCATTCAACTGGAAACACCCAAGGAGTCACTATTGCCAGGTCACTACCGTTTGCTCAAAGATGATGAAGTCGATTTTTTACAAGGCGCAGGGTCGGATTTAACAGACAAGCCAGCCGGATAA
- a CDS encoding DUF2993 domain-containing protein — protein MSHAPSNDDGYPERLSQEPLKQSRIISKVLTPAVRLWLRSQVEQVEDLQINIQAGDRLLLTGHIPKVSLSARRAVYQGLYVRQIQLVAETIRINLGQVLKGKSLRLLEPVPVTGELLVEEVDLNASLKGTLLPNALTEFLMTLLKAGGCQNPTELLQNRHITWEEIAIDSGKIKLSGTIISFPVVSESLWPQRGRGAEGLLSRGAEGQRGRGALEQRGRGALEQRGRGAEGQNLPLAPSPSFSSPLLSSDQNAYSRIAICTGVELASCHELRFIDPQIEVDLDLNFPSLDTFQLDLGPEVDLQQLTLSPGQLFCRGGILVRTD, from the coding sequence ATGTCCCATGCTCCCTCGAACGACGATGGTTATCCAGAAAGGTTAAGCCAGGAACCGCTTAAACAAAGTCGCATTATCAGCAAGGTACTGACTCCTGCTGTGCGATTGTGGCTGCGATCGCAAGTAGAGCAAGTGGAAGACCTCCAGATAAACATCCAGGCGGGAGATCGTCTTCTCCTCACCGGCCATATTCCCAAGGTATCCCTCTCGGCTCGCCGCGCCGTCTATCAAGGGTTGTATGTCCGACAAATTCAGTTGGTCGCAGAAACTATCCGAATTAATCTCGGCCAGGTTTTAAAAGGTAAGTCGCTGCGTTTGCTAGAACCTGTTCCGGTTACAGGGGAGCTGTTGGTGGAAGAAGTAGACCTCAATGCTTCTCTCAAAGGAACTTTGCTACCTAATGCCTTGACTGAGTTTTTGATGACCCTGCTGAAAGCGGGTGGCTGCCAGAATCCTACCGAACTTCTTCAAAATCGGCACATTACCTGGGAGGAGATTGCGATCGATTCTGGAAAAATCAAACTGAGCGGCACTATCATATCGTTTCCGGTTGTGTCTGAATCATTATGGCCGCAGAGGGGCAGAGGGGCAGAGGGGCTCTTGAGCAGAGGGGCAGAGGGGCAGAGGGGCAGAGGGGCTCTTGAGCAGAGGGGCAGAGGGGCTCTTGAGCAGAGGGGCAGAGGGGCAGAGGGGCAGAATCTTCCCCTAGCCCCTAGTCCGTCTTTCTCTAGCCCCTTACTCAGTTCTGACCAAAATGCCTACTCTAGAATAGCGATTTGCACTGGTGTAGAGCTAGCTAGCTGCCATGAATTGCGATTTATCGATCCCCAGATTGAGGTCGATCTCGATCTAAATTTTCCTTCTTTAGATACTTTCCAGCTGGACTTAGGCCCAGAAGTCGATCTTCAGCAACTAACGTTAAGTCCAGGCCAACTCTTTTGTCGCGGTGGCATTTTGGTCAGAACTGATTAA
- a CDS encoding phosphatidate cytidylyltransferase, with protein MPWPRILSGIVAIILALGMTLLGGWYFTLCFGIIIYLGQLEYFQLARAKGIEPAGKTTLVVSQILLVVATVSSDLADAVFPVAGTFICFYLLFQPKFASIADISTSILGLFYGGYLPSYWVRLRSLESTQTSNLPLGGYWPETWTNLQALPQGLTLTLLAFVCIWAADIGAYIIGKFFGKTRLSDISPKKTVEGAAFGVSASVAVGVAGAWYLNWPGWPLTGVALGLLIGIASLLGDLTESMMKRDAGVKDSGQLIPGHGGILDRADSYVFTAPLVYYFVTLLLPLLHRG; from the coding sequence ATGCCTTGGCCTCGTATACTTAGCGGAATTGTTGCAATTATCCTTGCTTTGGGGATGACTCTCTTGGGAGGGTGGTACTTCACCCTCTGTTTTGGCATTATTATCTATCTTGGTCAGTTGGAATATTTTCAGCTGGCGCGAGCCAAGGGAATTGAACCGGCTGGGAAAACAACTCTAGTTGTTAGCCAGATCTTGTTAGTGGTAGCTACAGTTTCCTCGGATCTAGCTGACGCAGTATTTCCAGTAGCGGGGACGTTTATTTGTTTCTATCTCCTGTTTCAGCCGAAATTTGCCTCCATAGCCGATATTTCCACCTCAATTTTGGGGCTGTTTTATGGCGGCTATTTGCCTAGCTATTGGGTAAGATTGCGATCTCTAGAAAGTACCCAAACCAGCAACTTACCTTTAGGAGGTTACTGGCCTGAAACTTGGACAAATCTGCAAGCGCTGCCCCAAGGTCTTACACTCACGTTGCTGGCTTTCGTCTGCATCTGGGCAGCTGATATTGGAGCTTACATTATTGGCAAATTTTTCGGTAAAACTCGCCTTTCCGACATCAGCCCCAAAAAAACAGTAGAAGGAGCAGCTTTTGGAGTCAGTGCCAGCGTAGCCGTAGGTGTAGCCGGAGCTTGGTATCTAAATTGGCCTGGTTGGCCTCTCACCGGCGTTGCCTTGGGTCTGCTAATTGGCATCGCCAGTCTCCTGGGAGACCTCACCGAATCGATGATGAAGCGAGATGCTGGTGTCAAAGACTCCGGGCAACTTATCCCCGGTCACGGTGGCATTTTAGACCGCGCTGACAGCTATGTTTTTACCGCACCCCTCGTTTACTACTTTGTGACTTTACTCTTACCGCTGCTACACAGAGGGTAA
- the cbiT gene encoding precorrin-6Y C5,15-methyltransferase subunit CbiT — protein sequence MSSQLWPYITPGIPDELFDRLPGIPLSKREVRLLLISHLRLLPDTVLWDIGAGTGTIPVEAGLLCPKGKIIAVERDEEVASLIRRNCDRFDVRNVEIIEGSAPECLKDLSQTPDRVCIEGGRPIKEILKEVWHYLQPSGRIVATASNLESLYAISESFSQLQVRNIEVVQSAVNRLETRGTHQTFAAVSPVFILSGEKLN from the coding sequence ATGTCTTCCCAACTTTGGCCCTACATTACTCCCGGCATCCCCGACGAGCTGTTCGATCGATTGCCCGGTATTCCCCTCAGCAAGCGCGAAGTCCGACTGCTGTTGATTTCCCATTTGCGATTGTTGCCAGACACAGTTTTGTGGGATATTGGAGCAGGCACGGGCACCATCCCTGTGGAAGCTGGCTTGCTCTGCCCCAAAGGCAAGATAATCGCGGTGGAACGGGATGAGGAAGTGGCAAGTCTGATCCGCCGCAATTGCGATCGCTTTGATGTCCGCAATGTGGAAATCATCGAAGGTAGCGCCCCGGAGTGTCTCAAAGATTTATCCCAAACACCCGATCGCGTTTGCATCGAAGGGGGACGCCCCATCAAAGAAATTCTTAAAGAAGTCTGGCACTACTTGCAACCCTCTGGTAGAATAGTCGCCACCGCTAGCAATCTAGAGAGTCTTTACGCCATCTCCGAAAGCTTTTCCCAGTTGCAAGTTCGGAATATTGAAGTCGTACAGTCCGCCGTCAACCGTCTGGAAACGCGAGGCACTCATCAAACCTTTGCAGCTGTCAGCCCCGTTTTTATCCTCAGTGGCGAAAAGCTAAACTGA
- a CDS encoding TROVE domain-containing protein translates to MNYKFFTQKNTETPQTQPIPGREAEMIQGRSGGFMFDAGIWKMLRRCLLIGTAKSTYYAGKQELTNDFVEVLKEAIAQNPTKVAEEILYASDGRSINNSAPIFALVLLSTGEAPEAKKAFQEIFPQVIRTGSHFYEWLNYTKSLRGFGKVIREVGKNWLSREDVKGLAYQLLKYQQRQGFSHRDSLRLFHVKPPTEDHRQLFEWVVKGWEELPTEIPSSALAQIWWYEWLKRNPALTPEAILKGRLTHEMAAPVGKMDKQAWQLLFNEMPIGAMLRNLGSLTELGVLKADEKANLERVEAVLNNKEHLRKGRIHPIDVLKALKTYQSGGKLGRSQKTWQPVSRIADILEKAVELSFDVVEPTGKVFMHAVDISGSMSAAVVDSVGLSCCEIATTMALVTAKAEKNYMIRGFSTEFRDLGITAKDSFSSAIAKASNQNFGGTDASVAYRWMIKNNFKADVVCFWTDSESWAGSKHPSQALAEYRQKINPDIKAVYVTLAPYQITLVDPKDPLSWDMSGFDPGTPRVIQMLATDEL, encoded by the coding sequence ATGAATTATAAATTTTTCACTCAAAAAAACACAGAAACACCACAAACTCAACCTATCCCCGGACGCGAAGCAGAAATGATTCAGGGCCGTTCAGGTGGGTTTATGTTCGATGCTGGCATTTGGAAAATGCTGCGTCGCTGTCTGTTAATCGGTACTGCGAAAAGCACATATTATGCCGGAAAGCAAGAGTTGACAAATGATTTTGTAGAAGTTTTAAAGGAAGCGATCGCACAAAACCCCACCAAAGTAGCAGAAGAAATTCTCTACGCCAGCGATGGACGTTCAATCAACAACAGCGCTCCCATTTTTGCCCTAGTCTTGTTATCAACAGGAGAAGCACCAGAAGCAAAAAAAGCATTTCAAGAAATCTTCCCACAAGTTATCCGCACAGGCAGTCATTTTTACGAGTGGCTGAATTATACCAAATCTCTGCGCGGATTTGGCAAAGTTATTCGCGAAGTCGGTAAAAATTGGCTATCCCGCGAAGATGTCAAAGGATTGGCTTATCAACTTTTGAAATATCAGCAGCGTCAAGGTTTTTCCCATCGAGATTCTTTGCGCTTGTTCCACGTTAAGCCGCCAACCGAAGACCATCGACAACTGTTTGAATGGGTAGTTAAAGGTTGGGAAGAATTACCAACAGAAATACCTTCAAGTGCGCTGGCTCAAATTTGGTGGTACGAATGGTTAAAGCGAAATCCAGCGCTAACACCAGAAGCTATTCTCAAAGGTCGTTTGACTCACGAAATGGCTGCACCTGTGGGCAAAATGGATAAGCAAGCTTGGCAACTGCTGTTTAACGAAATGCCGATCGGAGCAATGCTGCGTAACCTGGGTTCGCTAACCGAATTGGGTGTCCTGAAAGCCGATGAAAAAGCCAATTTGGAAAGAGTTGAAGCAGTTCTGAATAACAAAGAACATCTGCGTAAAGGTCGCATCCATCCCATTGATGTTTTGAAAGCACTCAAAACTTATCAATCTGGTGGAAAATTGGGACGTAGCCAAAAAACTTGGCAACCAGTTTCCCGAATTGCGGACATCTTAGAAAAAGCAGTTGAACTATCTTTTGATGTGGTAGAACCCACGGGCAAAGTGTTCATGCACGCGGTAGACATTTCTGGTTCTATGTCTGCCGCTGTTGTGGATTCGGTGGGACTTAGCTGTTGTGAAATAGCGACAACAATGGCATTAGTAACAGCTAAGGCTGAGAAAAATTACATGATTCGCGGTTTTTCTACTGAGTTCCGCGATTTGGGTATTACTGCCAAAGATAGTTTTAGTTCTGCTATTGCTAAAGCTAGCAACCAAAACTTTGGCGGAACTGATGCTTCTGTTGCTTACCGCTGGATGATTAAAAATAACTTCAAAGCAGATGTTGTCTGTTTTTGGACTGATTCGGAAAGTTGGGCTGGTTCTAAACATCCCAGTCAAGCATTAGCTGAATATCGCCAAAAGATAAATCCAGATATCAAAGCGGTATATGTTACGCTTGCGCCTTACCAAATCACTTTGGTAGATCCGAAAGATCCCCTTTCTTGGGATATGAGTGGGTTCGATCCGGGTACACCTCGCGTCATCCAAATGCTAGCAACGGATGAGCTATAA